The genomic window gcatggaacaatcaaaaattatagatacgttggagacatatcacctcctcatacgtacccctattcttactgtcagacttagtaccacgacaggtgGCACCAGTCAATGCCTTTGATAGCAAAAAACTTCGCCGGTTATAGCAAAAACAACAACGGTTGTAGAAAAAACCAACGGTTTGTACCATCATGAAATATGGTTGCAGCTCTGGATAACATGGATGTAGCTTCGTACATATATGGTTGTATCACTTACATCTGCCGGTTGCAGCTTCCTGGTCATAGGTTGAAGCCGCCTGCCGTCGCCGACCACAAGTTCATCGTTGTTGGATGCAACATGTCAGTCCACCTGCAAAAGCTTTTTTGCTACCGGTCGTAGCTTTTCCGCAGCACGGTTGCAGCTTCATGATCTCTTCAACAGCATCCATTTGTCGTCGCCGGTCACGAGCATTGTAGCCAATTGTAGCAAATAGCGACGCCAATTATAGCAAAAAAGCGATGCAGTTGTAGCAAAAACCAGTGGTGGTTCCAACTCGCTTATTGGTTGAAGCAAAAACCAACTGTGGTTTCAGCTTTGGCTCCAGTCAATTGCAAAAAGAATGCTGATTTCGGCTTCTTTGTTCCCTCATCGCGCTTGCAACCATTGTCTTGGTCATCCGTGGAGGCTCGTCAGGAACCCCTTGGCACGACGGCACAACGTGGACGCGCGGTGCCAGCACCTTTGTTACGGGAGCCCCTGCTGCACCAAAAAACAAAGGAATGGCAGCTGATTATGCGCCCGAGAATGGCAGCTCGGGAGAACGCCAACGAGGCGGGATGTGCACGGTGGGATGACGCTGATGCTAATTTGGGGTAAAAAACGAAATCGACACTACATAAAAGTTATTTCATACGTTTTGTAGTCTTACCAAAAAAAAATCTTGGCCTTGGAGTCCGACGAAGCTATTCCTTCGCAAAAAACTTCACACGAGTGTAATATCTGATCATGTTTGATTCCAAGAATTTTTAGAGTTTTTTTACTCTTCAtgaattttctaaattattttttcTAGTTTGGGTGCCATGGGAAAATATATGTATTTTATCCCCTTCATCGAGAATTGTGTTATTAATATTTAATTCATATATGTAACACGAAATTATAATTACCATAAGTTTTCTCGAAAATAATATATCATACCATCAAATACATATACCATTTTCtactctctctttttttcttttccctcCTAGTTTGATTGAGTCACTTGCTGCAAAATGCAAATGCAGTTTCCCCTCTGTACGTTAAGATTGAGACGACGACGATGGTTGGCTATTGACTAGGAGGGTAGAAAGTGACTGGCATTCACGGGAAAATATCGGCGTCAAGCATTCGTGGTCGAGCTACGAGCGACCTCACTCTCAGTAAACGCGAGTTGGTGGTCGTGGTTTTGTTGCCTAAGATAAGACGCACTGCAGAAGTGGGCAATGGATCCCGCGTCACTCACAGATCACAGCTAGTCAGCTACCGGCCAGCTGCGTTTTGATTTTCGGCCGAAAAAAACGaatttcggccgaatttcggccatctcgcTAGGGCCCGATATATGGGTCTATCGGCCGAATAATTTGGcccagtttgaattttttttttgaccgGCCCAGCTTCGAGAGCCTTCCAGCTGAGACAAAACCACGAAACCGAAACAGCCAACCCTAGAATCGCTCGTTTCCTGTCCCTCCTCCTGTGTGCGGCGCCGCCGCTGCGCACAGGCCACATCTCCTCGCCCTCCTCCACATCTCCGGCCAAAGCGCTCACTTCTCCGGCCCTCCTCCACATCTCCTCGCCTCCACCCCATCCACTTCCTGTCCAAGACTATGGCAACGGAGCTCGGCGGTTGCGGCCCTTCTCCAAGACTGCAGCGTGGTGCTCGGCGGCTGCGGCAACGGAGCTGATGGAGCGCGAGCCGACCAGTTCAACGGAGGCGGTAGCACGGGGCAGCGGCAGCAGCATGGAGGGCGTCCGCTTGACTGGAAAGGTACAAATGTTCTTGATGCAGTTTCAGTACGTGTATGCAGTTTCAGTCTTCAGCAATTTGTCTCGTCCAAGTACGTGTATGCAGTTTCAGTTCTTGAGCAATTTCAGATCGATGTTGCTTTGTTTCTTGGTTATAATCTGTGTCTGCTTGTGCTGCTTTAGATTTAGGAGAGGTCCCTGGTAAATGGCTCGGCAAATGCATATATCATATGGGGTTAAGAAAAAGTGAGTCTTGATGAGTTGAACGTACAGCAGTGAGATTATTAATCTGAAATATACATGCATCCGGTAGTCACCAAGGAGTCTCACAATGTTTTGGTTTGGTATATAATCTGAATCTGAAACACACATGTATCTAGTATTCACTAAGGATGCTCACGATCTGGTAATATTTATTTTGGTCCAACCAAAAAGTGGGTTACAAACGTTATTCTGAACATCCTAAAATATATAATCGTTCCGTAGATCTGGGTTGTGTGCTTGTTTTTGAGCTGTTGAGATGATGCTTGTGTGCAATATTAAAGTTTTTTTCATCACCTCCAACCACTGGCTTGGATGTTTGCAGAAGCATCTCATGTTTGCATTGACAATTTATTTAGATCTACAGTACGTCCAATAAAAATTCAGTTATGTTGTGTATTTAACTAAGTAGATGTTGACCGATGGTTAATTTCAATGTTCAGCGGTACCATTAAGTGATGGTTCTAGAACTAAGCTTCGCAGTATCTTTCTCAAGAATAGATTATAGTTTTTGACTTGTCTTTTTGGCAAACTAGAGCATCGGGTTGTATTTAAATTACTTATTCCTTAGTATCTAAACTAGAGCATTAAGCTGTACTGGTTTTGTTTATCATTCATATGAGGACACCCAAGTAAGCAAGGGTTGCTTCCCTAGTGACCTACTCTTCATAACTGACCCCTATTCTTTTGTCATTGATTTTGAAGAGAAAGTATTTGTTGATAGTGAGAGTGAGGATAATGATGGGGTGAGTGAGGATGGGGAAGATGCTCCATCCATGCATGATCAGCAAGAGGCGCAAATGCAAGTGGAAAAAGAGACACAAATTCAAGTGGAAAAGGACGCACCACCAACAGATGGCAATTTGGAGACCCGTAGATCTGTACGGCTTGTCAAGAAGAAGACCAAGGGCGTCAACAGCCTATACCCGCTGCTTAGAAATCTGCTGGCAAATATCTTCTTTCTAGTGTTTTATGATTCATGATAATTGCTTAGAAAATTTTAGTTACTTGGAGCTGCTAGTTTCTTAGATGTATAAACTTTCTATCCATGCCTAGCCTTCGTTGTCATGTTAAGCAATGTATTTATGTTGTCCTGAAATGTTACCACTTGACTATTGTTGCACTAGACACCTCCCTGTTAGTCCATTTTATTTCATTATGCACAAAGTGGAAGAAGAAAATTCTGATGTTGAACTACATCTATCCTGATCCTTTCTTTGTTTTCTCTATATGAACTAGAAATGCCACATGAAGAActaaggatatcaagaagcttttGGATGTATGCAAGCTTGGAGCTGCTGTTTTATAGGTATATTAACCACTGTATTTGTCCTGCAATATGTTTGAGCTTATGCATGAATTTTGATTCACATTTTTCATCGTGGATTTTCCTTTTGTATGACAATTGACAAATGGCTAGTCCAAGCCAACAGTGGGCTGTTTGTGTCTATGTTGCTTTCTTTGTATCCTTAGAGTTTTGTTGTGCTGGAGTAAAAACCGTAAACTAGAATTCATCATTCTAGTATATGGAGGCATTTAACCTTTGCTCCTGAAGCTTTTTGGTGAATAAAAAACTATATTGCTGTAGTAGATTTGTTATTTGATTCATGAGCATGCATAAATTTGACTATGTTCTACTAGCCACTTGTCCTGTTAGTCCATTTTATTTTTAATGCACAAAGTGGCAGAAAATAATTCTGATGCAGAACTACCTCCATCCTGACCCTTCCTCTGTTTTCTCTAAACCAGAAATGACACTTGACGAATAAccaaggatatcaagaagcttttGGATGTAGGCAAGCTTGGAGCTGCTGTTTCAATGTCATGCTTTGATAGTTGTCTTTTGGAGCTGTTGTTTCTATGTGTAATACTTTAAGTCTGTTGGCTGTACCGGACTATTTAAACTCTGAACTATGTTGTGATGGTTGAACTGATGTTGGACTGTTAAGGGTTATGTTGGAGGCCACTTTATAACTAATGTGTGCCTGTTATGTTGGACAGATGCAGTTTTATTAATCCCTAGGGCTTATTTGCTGAAATTTACATGATCAAACCTGATGGTTGTTTTATTTCAAATCTTGTTTTATTTCAAATCTTGTTTGaatttcggccgaatttcggccaaATTTCGGTCAAATTTTGgccaaattttcaaattttgatttTGAAATTTCGTCCGAGATTTTGCCGAAAAATTTAAAATTCCCGAAATTCGCCCATTTCGGCCAAGGACGAAAAAAAACACAAACCCAAAATCAAAACACAGCCGGCCAATGGATCCCCATCGACCATCCTCGCTGAACCCGTCGCTGCTCAGCAAGCGTCGCGTTAGACGGCGACATtgatcttttttcttttccttgcgacgtcgatcttggggacggagagggagaggggagatatTATGCTTTTCGATTCTGAATTTCTGATTGGGTCGAGGCTGGTGCGTCGATTTGCCCGAGAGTGCGCCGGCAACGTTGCTGCTCGCGGAATTGGCAAAGATCGGAGCAAGTGCTTTTGGATGCGTCCAGACGTCCAGTGCTCCTGTACTGTACTCCCTTCGTTCAATAATGTTGGCGTACATATTTTTTAAAAatcaaactttacaaactttgatcAAGTGTAGAGAAAACTATTCTTTTAAGAAATGCCACAAAGAATTATGTGATCATAAACACTCGCTCTTGATACTAAATATATAAGATATGAAACTATATCTTATGATAAATTTAATGATACACGTTTGACATTCTAAATGTAAATAATTTTctttataaacttgatcaaagaTTATAATGTTTCTATATTATAAATCAGTGCCTGAACATAAAAATGTCACCCAAGTAAACACTCATATTCGGCCCAAACGACCAGACTAACCGGCACTCTCCATATCCGGCCTACATCTCAGGCAGATATGGGAACACCCGGACGCGGCCGTCATGTCGTATTGCCCCGCTTGGGCTCCCACCGGCCCCATCGATGCCCCCACAAATACCCTACGGGATCAGACAAACCCAAGTTAAACCCTCACTTTCTCAGTCCACGCTCGTCTTCTCCGCTTCCCTCGTCCCCTCTGCTTCCTTCCAAATCCGTCGCCTTCCCTTGCCATGGCCAACTCCGATCAGGACTCTGGCAGCAAGCTCGATCCCATGGACTGGGACGGTCTCGTCAAGGAGAAGGACGACGGATTGAGCAGCGGTGtgccataggaggaggaggagctcgcgctCCGCATCGCCATCCAGCGCTCGCGCATGGGCATTGGCAGGAGCTCGAGCTCTGTCGTGTCCACCGCGAGCTCCTCCATGTCCCGCCGGTGGAGCCCATTCCGCGCCCACCCGTCCAGCTCCGCGCCGCTCTAGATCCGGAGCAGGACGGACGTCTTCCCTTCCCCTCCGGCGCCAGCACCGCCGGGCAGTGGTGAATGCTCGTGCGTGCAGCTCCCGTGCAGATTCACATGCCGGAGTCGGAGGCGAAGGCGGCTCGGCGTGAGTGGCAGCGGGTGGCGGTCGTGGCGGAGCCCGGATCTTCCCGCCAGCGGGCGCGGTTCGTCCCCGTTGACCCGGATGAGGTACTCCTCTGTGAGGTCATGCGGTAGTCACTAACCATAGCGGAGTCCGACGCGTAGCGCCTCCGGTGCAAGAACGCTAAGGCGCTCTGCCTCAGGCTCGAAGTGTCCGAGTGCCTCGCGCGGGAGAAGGAGACAGCTGCCGCCAAGGCTGCCCGCCATGCGaaggagcagcaacgtctcctccatCACCTCTCCGGCTACATTCCATTTGCATCAGAGAGCGGCACCACCATAGACGACGACGACGCTCCTGTCGTCGCCGCGTACACGGAGGAGATGGACTGTTGCGCTGCCTACCGCAAGGGCAAGGGTCCAGCCAAGCGGAGAACTCCGGCCGTCCGCCTTGCCATGTTTATATTTTagttgttttatttttgttttaggtTGAATTTGAACTATGCCAGGCCCTTTTGGATgaacaaattacatgtccgattTCCGAATTGCGTACATTCTGTGATCTCTCTATGATCTACGTAGACTGCGTGACTTTGTATGAAATAGAGTATCCAAATTTGATGGTTGTGGTTGTGGAGGAGGCAAGCTGACAATTGTTCTGACAGTTCCAGGTGGACATGCCCACGGGCGTAGAGGGCACCAAATTAGGTTTATCGTGGTTGTAGATTCTCTAACAATTGAAAAATAACTTTACATCATCCGCTAAAAACCGAAAGGGTCATCAATACAAACAATAGAATTTCGACCCTCTCTCTTacggcatctccaacggcaacccgcaaattttctcccgcatccgtTTGTGGACAGGGGGCCAGTCCGCGGAAACAGATGCGGGAAGCCACCATCCAACCTTAGCCATATACATTTCGACAGCAACTCaaactaaccggatgaaattcgatCAAACACGACCGGATTTCATATACACATGGCCGAATTTCGTATAAGCATGATGGATTTCATTTAAACTTGACgcatttcattacatttacatcaaTAAGCGCTGCTAGTCCAGTTCTGGAGGTATAATAATACCTAATCTAAATCgctgcccgcggatccctttgtcttcctcatgtctggtAGCCCGATCGCTGGACTGCCAGAAGCCC from Triticum aestivum cultivar Chinese Spring chromosome 3B, IWGSC CS RefSeq v2.1, whole genome shotgun sequence includes these protein-coding regions:
- the LOC123068957 gene encoding uncharacterized protein, whose translation is MEREPTSSTEAVARGSGSSMEGVRLTGKVQMFLMQFQYVYAVSVFSNLSRPKKVFVDSESEDNDGVSEDGEDAPSMHDQQEAQMQVEKETQIQVEKDAPPTDGNLETRRSVRLVKKKTKGVNSLYPLLRNLLKCHMKN